In Solanum stenotomum isolate F172 chromosome 6, ASM1918654v1, whole genome shotgun sequence, one DNA window encodes the following:
- the LOC125867944 gene encoding uncharacterized protein LOC125867944: MWGITRFLEKLYIFEEGGSGYCSKKKDDICNEGAGRALSMSRLKCALRGLDLKTYIFLFLFVPTCVFGIYLHGQKITYFLRPLWEKPPKPFHEMPHYYHENVSMESLCKLHGWGIREYPRRVFDAVLFSNEVEMLTIRWKELYPYVTEFVLLESNSTFTGLPKPSYFANHRDQFEFVESRLTYGQIPGRFRKGENPFVEEAYQRLALDYLLKQAGIQDDDLLIMSDVDEIPSRHTINLLRWCDDTPPVLHLRLKNYLYSFEFLVDSNSWRASVHRYQSGKTRYAHYRQSDVILADAGWHCSFCFHHISEFIFKMKAYSHFDRVRFSHFLNPKRVQKVICEGADLFDMLPEEYTFREIIGKMGPIPHSYSAVHLPAYLLEKADQYKFLLPGNCMRESG, encoded by the exons ATGTGGGGTATCACTAGATTTTTGGAGaaactttatatttttgaagaagGGGGATCTGGGTATTGTTCAAAGAAGAAGGATGATATTTGTAATGAG GGAGCTGGTCGAGCATTGAGCATGTCGAGACTAAAGTGCGCACTTCGTGGCTTGGACCTGAAAACATATatcttcctttttttgtttgttccAACATGTGTGTTTGGTATATATTTGCATGGACagaaaatcacttattttctaCGACCTTTATGGGAAAAGCCGCCAAAGCCTTTCCATGAGATGCCTCACTATTATCATGAGAATGTGTCGATGGAGAGTCTCTGTAAACTTCATGGATGGGGAATTCGGGAGTATCCTAGGCGTGTCTTTGATGCAGTGTTGTTTAGTAATGAGGTGGAAATGCTGACCATACGGTGGAAAGAGCTGTACCCTTATGTAACAGAGTTTGTTTTACTTGAATCCAATTCAACATTCACCGGATTGCCAAAGCCTTCATACTTTGCTAATCACAGAGATCagtttgaatttgttgaatcaAGATTGACATATGGGCAAATCCCCGGGAGATTTAGGAAAGGAGAGAATCCTTTTGTTGAGGAAGCTTATCAGAGACTTGCATTGGATTATCTCCTCAAACAAGCTGGTATTCAGGATGATGATTTGCTGATAATGTCGGATGTTGATGAGATACCTAGTAGACATACCATCAATCTCCTGAGATGGTGTGATGACACGCCTCCAGTTCTTCATCTGCGATTGAAGAACTATCTCTACTCTTTTGAGTTCCTTGTGGATAGCAATAGCTGGAGAGCTTCTGTTCATCGGTACCAATCTGGTAAGACAAGGTATGCACATTATCGACAGTCAGATGTCATCTTAGCAGACGCAGGATGGCATTGTAGCTTTTGTTTCCACCACATAAGTGAGTTCATATTCAAGATGAAAGCCTACAGCCATTTTGACAGGGTAAGATTTTCTCATTTTCTGAATCCAAAGAGAGTGCAAAAGGTAATTTGTGAAGGAGCTGACTTATTTGATATGCTACCGGAGGAGTACACATTCAGGGAAATCATAGGCAAAATGGGACCTATTCCCCACTCCTACTCTGCCGTTCACCTTCCAGCTTATCTTTTGGAAAAGGCAGACCAATATAAGTTTCTCTTGCCCGGTAATTGCATGAGAGAAAGTGGCTGA